One genomic window of Microbacterium testaceum StLB037 includes the following:
- a CDS encoding YdeI/OmpD-associated family protein: MEFETTLLQMGNNTGIEVPVEVVEALGGGKRAAVIVDVAGYVFSSTLGAMAGKTLIPFSADKRAASGLSGGDAISVDLKLDTAPRTVEVPDDLAAALAEAGARAAFDALAPSARKAHVTNVEGAKTAETRTRRIAAIVAKLV, translated from the coding sequence ATGGAATTCGAAACGACTCTGCTGCAGATGGGCAACAACACCGGCATCGAGGTGCCGGTCGAGGTCGTCGAGGCGCTGGGCGGCGGAAAGCGCGCGGCCGTCATCGTCGACGTCGCCGGGTACGTGTTCTCGAGCACCCTGGGCGCCATGGCCGGAAAGACGCTCATTCCGTTCTCGGCCGACAAACGCGCCGCATCAGGCCTTTCAGGTGGGGATGCCATCTCCGTCGACCTGAAACTCGACACGGCCCCGCGCACGGTCGAGGTGCCCGACGACCTCGCCGCGGCCCTCGCGGAGGCGGGCGCGCGAGCGGCGTTCGACGCCCTCGCGCCGAGCGCGCGCAAAGCGCACGTGACGAACGTCGAGGGGGCCAAGACGGCCGAGACCCGCACCCGCCGCATCGCCGCGATCGTCGCCAAGCTCGTCTAG
- a CDS encoding DUF1992 domain-containing protein — MSDDPRQSAERYRLDRELRESGLEPEPAATGPERGSTAAERAAYVETSIQQAIRRGEFDDLPGAGKPLPDLDGAHDPDWWIRRKIEAEQLTGLGPPALTLRVEYAERAERMDAIAREPDVREALHDFNRRVIEARRQLQGGPPVVTPTVDVEAEVAAWAERRRAREEAAAVAPVVRRRWFRRS, encoded by the coding sequence ATGAGCGACGACCCACGCCAGTCGGCCGAGCGCTACCGGCTCGACCGCGAGCTGCGCGAGAGCGGGCTCGAACCTGAGCCCGCGGCGACCGGACCGGAGCGCGGATCGACCGCGGCCGAGCGCGCCGCGTACGTCGAGACGTCGATCCAGCAGGCGATCCGCCGCGGGGAGTTCGACGACCTGCCCGGTGCCGGCAAGCCCCTCCCCGACCTCGACGGGGCGCATGACCCCGACTGGTGGATCCGGCGCAAGATCGAGGCCGAGCAGCTCACCGGTCTCGGGCCGCCGGCCCTCACGCTTCGGGTCGAGTACGCCGAGCGGGCGGAGCGAATGGATGCCATTGCACGCGAGCCCGACGTCCGCGAGGCGCTGCACGACTTCAACCGGCGCGTGATCGAGGCGCGGCGGCAGCTGCAGGGCGGGCCGCCCGTGGTCACGCCGACGGTCGACGTGGAGGCCGAGGTGGCGGCGTGGGCCGAGCGGCGCCGGGCGCGGGAGGAAGCGGCGGCTGTCGCGCCGGTGGTGCGCCGGCGGTGGTTTCGGCGGAGCTGA
- a CDS encoding HpcH/HpaI aldolase/citrate lyase family protein, whose translation MTLAHSPAGAASAAPAPARVDLARTWMLRSPLAGGLETAADVLVLDLEDGLPSGRKAEGRDRARRAADHAPVWLRISAAGTRDGEDDLALGRELDDRLAGVVLAMCAGPADVAHVAASLPAGVPIVAMIESAAALLSAPSIAAHPATRRLAFGTGDFRRDTGMSADRLALSWPRAQLVVASAAAGIAGPIDGPCGPVDQARDAAVHAVAMGFTGTLALQDAAVPGAHAGFTPAPDEVERARALLSATPDGPVDGSYAPTLARARALVTRAEALAAL comes from the coding sequence GTGACCCTGGCGCACTCTCCGGCGGGGGCGGCTTCGGCCGCCCCCGCCCCCGCGCGTGTCGACCTCGCGCGCACCTGGATGCTCCGCTCGCCCCTCGCCGGCGGACTCGAGACCGCGGCCGACGTGCTCGTGCTCGACCTCGAGGACGGCCTCCCCTCCGGACGCAAGGCCGAGGGCCGCGACCGCGCGCGCCGCGCGGCCGACCACGCGCCCGTGTGGCTCCGCATCAGCGCCGCCGGTACGCGCGATGGGGAGGACGACCTCGCCCTGGGTCGCGAGCTCGACGATCGCCTGGCGGGGGTCGTCCTGGCGATGTGCGCCGGTCCCGCGGATGTCGCGCACGTCGCGGCATCCCTCCCCGCCGGCGTCCCCATCGTCGCGATGATCGAGTCGGCCGCGGCCCTGCTCTCGGCCCCCTCGATCGCGGCGCACCCCGCGACGCGGCGCCTCGCGTTCGGCACCGGCGACTTCCGTCGCGACACCGGTATGTCGGCCGACCGCCTCGCGCTGTCGTGGCCGCGCGCGCAGCTCGTCGTCGCCTCGGCCGCGGCGGGAATCGCCGGTCCCATCGACGGCCCGTGCGGCCCGGTGGATCAGGCTCGGGATGCCGCCGTCCACGCCGTCGCGATGGGCTTCACCGGCACTCTCGCGCTACAGGATGCCGCCGTCCCCGGCGCGCACGCCGGCTTCACGCCCGCGCCCGACGAGGTCGAGCGCGCCCGGGCGCTGCTGTCGGCGACGCCGGACGGCCCGGTCGACGGCTCCTACGCCCCGACGCTCGCCCGCGCCCGCGCCCTGGTGACCCGCGCTGAGGCCCTCGCCGCGCTGTAG
- a CDS encoding DUF4012 domain-containing protein, whose protein sequence is MSNAVLPRPAQIAGRVFAWVLAGLIVVTFLAAVWIGVRGTLAYQHLLRVQTEVGQSTSALASDPASAVPSIARIAMEASEARQLTSDPIWSAAEVVPWVGPQLAAFGTVSASADELLSGAILPLATAAKDVSLDSLRPVGGRIDASSLTSLAEPASAAETRAREAANNVETIDRTPLVGVAASAVDKTGELLDQSATAIDTLAGAARLLPEMLGQDGERNYLLLVQNNAEWRSLGGITGTAILLHTNQGAVSLLDTQSAGAIVRDLREPVTTLPDEVVDIYGTRPGRYFHNLTQIPVFSIDGPLAREMYRTKTGLDVDGVIAVDPVLLSYVLEATGPVTLPSGEQLNAGNATRILMNEVYFRYSDPSAQDAFFAAATGAVFQALIDGRGSAPSLISALYRAGEQHRLLLWSADPADQAILADTTVAGPLPVTDDRTVRFGVYLNDGTGSKMSYYVKPDVAVEWTSCQPLTATGLRSLTLSLTLTNDAPSDAATSLPTYITGEGAYGTAPGTAKVVGNLYLPEGFEVVSSAASNGANFADATFQGRQVLTFGVDLTPQASTRITVEVRALTTATDAEAYVTPTADSSLDPVIRASCGSPGPGTLTLR, encoded by the coding sequence GTGAGCAACGCGGTGCTTCCCCGCCCGGCCCAGATCGCGGGACGCGTCTTCGCGTGGGTTCTGGCTGGCCTCATCGTCGTGACGTTCCTCGCTGCCGTCTGGATCGGCGTTCGCGGCACCCTCGCTTATCAGCATCTGCTTCGCGTTCAAACGGAGGTGGGCCAGAGCACTTCCGCTCTGGCATCCGATCCGGCGAGCGCCGTTCCCTCTATCGCACGAATCGCAATGGAGGCGTCGGAGGCGCGTCAACTCACGTCCGATCCGATCTGGAGCGCAGCGGAGGTGGTCCCCTGGGTCGGACCGCAGCTTGCCGCGTTCGGCACGGTGTCCGCCTCCGCCGACGAACTCCTCAGCGGAGCCATCCTTCCGCTCGCGACAGCGGCCAAGGACGTCTCGTTGGACTCACTCCGCCCCGTCGGGGGGCGTATCGATGCAAGCTCTCTGACGAGCCTGGCCGAACCCGCATCCGCCGCCGAGACGCGTGCGAGGGAGGCAGCCAACAACGTCGAGACCATCGATCGCACACCGCTGGTAGGGGTTGCCGCCTCTGCAGTCGACAAGACCGGCGAACTCCTCGACCAGTCAGCAACCGCCATCGACACTCTCGCCGGCGCCGCTCGCCTCCTCCCCGAGATGCTGGGGCAAGACGGGGAACGCAACTATCTCCTTCTCGTCCAGAACAACGCGGAATGGCGATCGCTGGGAGGAATCACGGGAACGGCGATTCTCCTCCACACGAACCAGGGCGCCGTATCTCTCCTCGACACTCAGTCGGCGGGCGCAATCGTGCGCGACCTGCGCGAACCGGTCACCACCTTGCCGGACGAGGTCGTGGACATCTACGGCACTCGACCGGGACGTTACTTTCACAACCTCACCCAGATTCCTGTTTTCTCGATCGACGGTCCTCTCGCGCGCGAGATGTACCGAACGAAGACCGGACTCGACGTAGACGGCGTGATCGCCGTCGACCCAGTCCTGCTCTCGTACGTACTGGAAGCGACGGGACCCGTCACGCTTCCTTCCGGGGAGCAACTCAACGCGGGTAATGCGACTCGAATCCTGATGAACGAGGTGTACTTCCGGTATTCCGACCCCTCGGCACAGGATGCATTCTTCGCTGCCGCCACCGGCGCTGTCTTCCAAGCATTGATCGACGGCCGGGGATCCGCCCCCTCGCTGATATCGGCGCTGTATCGCGCCGGCGAACAGCACCGCCTTCTCCTCTGGAGTGCCGACCCCGCCGATCAAGCCATCCTCGCCGATACGACGGTCGCCGGGCCGCTCCCCGTCACGGACGATCGAACGGTCCGCTTCGGGGTTTACCTGAACGATGGAACCGGCTCGAAGATGAGCTACTACGTCAAGCCGGACGTCGCCGTCGAGTGGACGTCGTGCCAGCCCCTCACGGCGACCGGGCTACGCTCTCTCACGCTCAGCCTGACGTTGACAAACGACGCACCATCGGACGCCGCTACATCACTACCGACATACATCACGGGCGAAGGCGCCTACGGGACGGCTCCCGGAACAGCTAAGGTCGTCGGCAATCTCTATCTGCCCGAGGGTTTCGAGGTGGTCTCCTCGGCCGCGTCCAACGGAGCGAATTTCGCCGACGCGACGTTTCAAGGACGACAGGTCCTGACGTTCGGCGTTGATCTGACGCCTCAAGCCTCCACGCGCATCACCGTGGAAGTGCGGGCGCTGACAACAGCGACGGACGCAGAAGCGTACGTGACGCCGACCGCAGATTCCTCTTTGGATCCCGTCATCCGCGCGTCCTGTGGTTCACCAGGACCGGGAACCTTGACCCTGCGCTGA
- a CDS encoding C4-dicarboxylate transporter DctA yields MALSLRTTRDGRPRRKIDRNHWLYISVIVAVIAGVIVGLVAPAFATALEPIGKGFVSLIKMMIAPVIFCTIVVGIGSIAKASTVGKIGGLAMIYFLVMSSFALIIGLVVGNIIHPGEGLSIAGAHYDAPTTEATTTQDFILGIIPTTFFSAFTGGSILQVLFIALLVGFALQGMGERGARMVEGIRNFQALVFRILGMILWLAPIGAFGAIAAVVGKTGFQAVISLGILMGAFYITCFLFIAVVLGTLLYVVTRVNIFTLMKYLGREYLLIVGTSSSEAALPRLIAKMEHLGVSKPVVGITVPTGYSFNLDGTAIYLTMASLFIATAMGSPMSIGEQIGLMIFMIIASKGAAGVTGAGLATLAGGLSAYRPDLVDGVGVIVGIDRFMSEARAVTNFTGNAVATMLIGVWTKQYDGQRVREVLAGNIPFDESLLTGHDHSATPATDAKEQASLDAGTGPTVDTKSLDAFRAQAEAEAAARGRS; encoded by the coding sequence ATGGCACTCTCACTCCGCACCACGCGTGACGGTCGGCCCCGCAGGAAGATCGACCGCAACCATTGGCTCTACATCTCGGTCATCGTGGCGGTGATCGCGGGTGTGATCGTCGGCCTCGTCGCCCCGGCATTCGCGACGGCCCTCGAGCCGATCGGAAAGGGCTTCGTCAGCCTGATCAAGATGATGATCGCCCCGGTCATCTTCTGCACGATCGTCGTGGGCATCGGCTCGATCGCGAAGGCCTCCACGGTCGGCAAGATCGGCGGCCTGGCGATGATCTACTTCCTCGTGATGTCGTCGTTCGCGCTGATCATCGGCCTCGTCGTCGGCAACATCATCCACCCGGGTGAGGGCCTCAGCATCGCGGGCGCCCACTACGACGCCCCGACCACCGAGGCGACCACGACGCAGGACTTCATCCTCGGCATCATTCCGACGACGTTCTTCTCCGCATTCACCGGCGGCAGCATTCTCCAGGTGCTCTTCATCGCTCTTCTCGTGGGCTTCGCCCTGCAGGGAATGGGCGAGCGCGGAGCGCGCATGGTCGAGGGAATCCGCAACTTCCAGGCGCTCGTCTTCCGCATTCTCGGAATGATCCTGTGGCTCGCGCCGATCGGTGCCTTCGGGGCGATCGCCGCGGTCGTCGGAAAGACCGGATTCCAGGCCGTGATCAGCCTCGGCATCCTGATGGGCGCGTTCTACATCACGTGCTTCCTCTTCATCGCCGTGGTCCTCGGAACGCTGCTCTACGTCGTGACCCGCGTCAACATCTTCACGCTCATGAAGTACCTGGGCCGCGAGTACCTCCTCATCGTCGGCACCTCGTCGTCCGAGGCCGCTCTGCCCCGCCTGATCGCGAAGATGGAGCACCTGGGCGTCTCGAAGCCCGTCGTCGGCATCACGGTCCCGACCGGATACTCCTTCAACCTCGACGGCACGGCGATCTACCTCACGATGGCGTCGCTGTTCATCGCCACCGCGATGGGCTCGCCCATGTCGATCGGTGAGCAGATCGGCCTCATGATCTTCATGATCATCGCCTCGAAGGGCGCCGCCGGTGTCACCGGCGCCGGTCTCGCCACCCTCGCCGGCGGCCTCTCGGCCTACCGCCCCGACCTGGTCGACGGCGTCGGCGTGATCGTCGGCATCGACCGGTTCATGTCGGAGGCCCGCGCGGTCACCAACTTCACCGGCAACGCGGTGGCGACCATGCTGATCGGCGTCTGGACCAAGCAGTACGACGGCCAGCGCGTCCGTGAGGTCCTCGCCGGCAACATCCCCTTCGACGAGTCGCTGCTCACCGGCCACGACCACTCGGCGACTCCGGCGACGGATGCCAAGGAGCAGGCGTCGCTCGACGCGGGCACCGGCCCCACGGTCGACACGAAGTCGCTCGACGCCTTCCGCGCTCAGGCCGAGGCGGAGGCCGCGGCCCGGGGTCGCTCGTGA
- a CDS encoding polysaccharide biosynthesis tyrosine autokinase produces the protein MELSDHIRTLRKNWLLIVALTFLGLAVVAGYTLTRTPIYESSSTVFVSTQAGSTAAELQQGSSFAQARINTYVGLATMPVVLDPVITELGLPTSSDSLASSVKASAGLNSTLITVTVSNADAARAAEIANAVADSLATKVPQLEPEAGDGTSPVRLSRVRDAQPAAQPSSPNVVLNLALGTLIGLAMGLGTAALRSRLDNRVRTPRDAEQITGAPGIGAIAFDTKAKDRPLIVHADPLSPRAESFRALRTNLQFLDMGGRSSFVVTSSVPSEGKSTTTINLAIALADAGKRVALLDTDLRKPKVAEYLSIEGGAGLTDVLIGRAKINEVMLPWGGRSLYVLPAGKVPPNPSELLGSRQMGTLLEMLERDFDVVLCDAPPLLPVTDAAILARATSGALMIVSAGRTSRHQLTLATEALNTVGAKLAGFVMSMVPTRGPDSYYSAYGYGYGYGYRYVETPPAKKKATRSAGGQRRRSGSASDAPESPTLEELGLASRRATRESSRDSDA, from the coding sequence ATGGAGCTCAGTGATCACATCCGCACCCTGCGCAAGAACTGGCTCCTGATCGTCGCGCTGACCTTCTTGGGGTTGGCAGTGGTTGCGGGTTACACGCTGACGCGAACCCCCATCTACGAATCGTCGAGCACCGTCTTCGTCTCAACCCAAGCGGGAAGTACCGCTGCAGAGCTCCAGCAGGGTTCTTCGTTCGCGCAAGCACGAATCAATACTTATGTCGGGCTGGCGACCATGCCTGTCGTCCTGGATCCCGTCATCACGGAACTCGGCCTTCCGACATCGTCGGATTCTCTCGCGAGTTCCGTGAAGGCCTCCGCGGGGCTGAACTCGACGTTGATCACCGTGACGGTGTCGAACGCGGATGCGGCGCGAGCCGCGGAGATCGCCAATGCGGTCGCCGACAGTTTGGCGACGAAAGTCCCGCAATTGGAGCCCGAGGCGGGCGACGGGACCAGCCCGGTGCGCCTCAGCCGCGTGAGGGATGCCCAGCCGGCAGCGCAGCCGTCGAGCCCGAACGTCGTTCTGAACCTCGCGCTCGGCACACTCATCGGACTCGCGATGGGCCTTGGTACCGCTGCGCTGCGGAGCCGACTGGACAATCGCGTCCGTACCCCGCGCGACGCGGAGCAAATCACGGGCGCACCGGGCATCGGCGCGATCGCCTTCGACACGAAGGCGAAGGATCGCCCGCTGATCGTTCACGCGGATCCGCTGAGCCCCCGAGCGGAATCGTTCCGCGCGCTGCGCACGAACCTGCAGTTCCTGGACATGGGAGGACGATCGAGCTTCGTCGTGACGAGCTCGGTCCCCAGCGAGGGCAAGTCGACGACGACCATCAATCTCGCCATCGCGCTGGCCGACGCCGGTAAGCGTGTGGCACTTCTCGACACGGACCTGCGCAAACCGAAGGTTGCCGAGTACCTCAGTATCGAGGGTGGGGCCGGACTGACCGACGTCCTCATCGGACGAGCCAAGATCAACGAGGTCATGCTCCCCTGGGGCGGACGCAGCCTCTACGTCCTGCCCGCAGGGAAGGTGCCGCCCAACCCGAGCGAGCTCCTCGGCTCGCGACAGATGGGGACATTGCTCGAGATGCTCGAGCGCGATTTCGACGTCGTTCTTTGCGACGCCCCTCCTCTCCTCCCCGTCACCGATGCCGCGATCCTCGCACGAGCCACCAGTGGGGCGCTGATGATCGTTTCCGCCGGGCGCACAAGCCGCCACCAGCTCACCCTGGCGACGGAAGCGCTGAACACTGTGGGAGCAAAACTCGCAGGCTTCGTCATGTCCATGGTGCCAACTCGTGGACCTGACTCGTACTACTCGGCTTACGGCTACGGATACGGCTATGGCTATCGCTACGTCGAGACGCCTCCGGCGAAGAAGAAGGCCACACGTTCGGCCGGAGGACAGCGGCGGCGCTCAGGTTCTGCGAGCGATGCCCCCGAGTCCCCGACGCTGGAAGAGCTCGGGCTCGCATCCCGCCGGGCGACGCGCGAGTCCAGCAGAGACTCCGATGCGTAA
- a CDS encoding CPBP family intramembrane glutamic endopeptidase, which translates to MALWAGLGLPVVVALRRARPAGLLRVRSIDLLWGLGVGGGLRLLQGWLSGAGYSTFPSLPSSPDSTAWGWLWSYGVPSILVAPVIEEFFFRAVILVGVYQLLRRGVGPLAAATTALLTSAGGFVLLHSAFSSLSLADGVQFFAVGAACALVVLLSGRIWGAVLAHLVYNASFMALAVVGTILA; encoded by the coding sequence ATGGCGCTGTGGGCCGGCCTCGGACTTCCGGTCGTCGTCGCGCTCCGGCGAGCGCGCCCCGCGGGGTTGCTCCGAGTGCGCTCGATCGACCTCCTTTGGGGTTTGGGAGTCGGAGGCGGGCTCCGTCTTCTCCAGGGCTGGCTGAGCGGGGCAGGTTACTCGACGTTCCCTAGCCTTCCGAGCTCTCCTGACTCAACGGCGTGGGGCTGGCTATGGAGTTACGGTGTCCCCTCTATCCTTGTCGCTCCGGTGATCGAGGAGTTCTTCTTTCGTGCGGTGATCCTGGTCGGCGTCTACCAGCTACTCCGGCGCGGTGTCGGTCCTCTTGCCGCCGCGACAACTGCGCTCCTTACCTCGGCTGGCGGTTTCGTGCTCTTGCACTCCGCCTTCAGCTCTTTGTCATTGGCAGACGGCGTTCAGTTTTTTGCCGTGGGTGCCGCATGCGCTCTGGTCGTGTTGTTGAGCGGACGGATCTGGGGGGCGGTCCTGGCGCACCTGGTCTACAACGCGAGCTTCATGGCGCTGGCGGTCGTCGGCACAATCTTGGCGTAG
- a CDS encoding RNA polymerase sigma factor, producing MDEAELWRRVTADGDDRALSALYERHVDRVFRHAARLASDRRDAEDATAVAFFELWRRRDAVRVVDGSPLPWLLATTTNALRNLQRAAARYRRLLDTLPRADDAASAEEDAFADENALAVLAPLGAVDRQLVTLVHLVLPPRPDRANQLRVEVRCLTPGTFTFPGGSATCTAADLAANPAGVVSWIDVPLASVGSEVAVSAGRGESWRLTATFLEAEPVPLAVNDRGQTYGSSGAGEEPDLIAVVATNGREGYVDADELADATGSSQKVASPDEALRWQGERAGQAFVVPVHLSDGVTRVGDFVVQ from the coding sequence ATGGACGAAGCCGAGCTGTGGCGCCGCGTCACCGCCGACGGCGACGACCGGGCGCTGAGCGCGCTGTACGAGCGGCACGTGGACCGCGTCTTCCGTCACGCGGCTCGACTTGCGTCGGATCGACGGGATGCCGAGGATGCCACGGCCGTGGCCTTCTTCGAGCTGTGGCGCCGGCGTGACGCGGTGCGTGTCGTCGACGGGTCGCCGCTGCCGTGGCTGCTCGCGACGACGACGAACGCGCTGCGCAATCTGCAGCGCGCGGCCGCCCGATACCGGCGCCTGCTCGACACCTTGCCCCGCGCCGACGACGCGGCATCCGCCGAGGAAGACGCCTTCGCCGATGAGAACGCCCTCGCGGTGCTCGCTCCGCTGGGTGCCGTCGACCGCCAGCTGGTCACGCTCGTGCATCTGGTTCTGCCCCCTCGCCCCGACAGGGCGAACCAGCTTCGCGTGGAGGTGCGCTGTCTCACGCCGGGCACGTTCACGTTCCCCGGCGGCTCCGCCACCTGCACGGCCGCGGACCTCGCGGCGAATCCCGCGGGGGTGGTGTCGTGGATCGACGTCCCTCTCGCGTCGGTCGGCTCCGAGGTGGCGGTGTCAGCGGGTCGCGGCGAGAGCTGGCGCCTGACCGCGACCTTCCTCGAGGCTGAGCCGGTGCCTCTCGCGGTCAACGACCGCGGCCAGACTTACGGTTCTTCGGGGGCGGGGGAGGAACCCGACCTCATTGCCGTCGTCGCGACCAACGGACGCGAAGGATACGTGGATGCCGATGAGCTGGCGGATGCCACCGGCTCGAGCCAGAAGGTCGCGTCGCCCGACGAGGCTCTGCGGTGGCAGGGCGAGCGCGCGGGCCAGGCCTTCGTCGTTCCGGTGCACCTGTCGGATGGCGTGACACGGGTCGGCGACTTCGTGGTGCAGTGA
- a CDS encoding oxygenase MpaB family protein → MSDSPSPAPGWIPSLRGKLLVALAGDPTGMAPYVRAIAEGDDAGYFAENGPAWTVHAGTGTLVAGIRALLLQALHPGALAGVHDWSRYREDPLGRLTGTVRWVVTLTYGSRTQADAETARVGRFHQRVKGEYRAGDGHERSYSAEAPDLVRWVHLAFTDAFLSGHEVSRRPIPGGPDAYVADWATAGRLMRVVDPPLTRAALHAELDGFLERGELRHDERVDEVVRFLKKPPFRGLMGLSYRVLFAAAVATIPPRFRKMLGLRRSPLPVLTVTRLVLRVTERALGSGPRAQDMARERLRRLGV, encoded by the coding sequence GTGAGCGACTCCCCCTCCCCCGCACCCGGCTGGATTCCGTCGCTGCGGGGGAAACTCCTCGTCGCCCTCGCCGGAGATCCGACCGGCATGGCCCCCTACGTGCGGGCGATCGCCGAGGGCGATGACGCCGGGTACTTCGCCGAGAACGGTCCCGCGTGGACGGTTCACGCCGGGACGGGGACCCTGGTCGCCGGCATCCGGGCCCTGCTCCTTCAGGCTCTGCACCCGGGCGCCCTCGCGGGTGTGCACGACTGGTCGCGGTACCGCGAGGATCCGCTCGGGCGCCTCACCGGTACGGTGCGCTGGGTCGTCACGCTCACCTACGGTTCACGGACACAGGCGGATGCCGAAACCGCACGCGTCGGCCGGTTCCACCAGCGGGTGAAAGGCGAGTACCGGGCGGGTGACGGGCACGAGCGCTCCTACTCCGCCGAAGCGCCCGACCTCGTGCGCTGGGTGCACCTCGCCTTCACGGACGCGTTCCTGTCGGGACACGAGGTGTCGCGCCGGCCCATCCCCGGTGGCCCTGACGCGTACGTCGCCGATTGGGCCACCGCGGGGCGCTTGATGCGCGTCGTGGACCCCCCGCTCACGCGCGCGGCTCTGCACGCGGAGCTCGACGGCTTCCTCGAGCGCGGCGAGCTGCGCCACGACGAGCGCGTCGACGAGGTCGTGCGGTTCCTCAAGAAGCCGCCGTTCCGCGGGCTCATGGGGCTGTCGTACCGCGTGCTGTTCGCCGCGGCGGTCGCGACGATCCCGCCGCGATTCCGGAAGATGCTGGGGCTGCGCCGGTCGCCGCTTCCGGTGCTGACGGTGACGCGGCTGGTCCTGCGCGTGACGGAGCGGGCGCTCGGGTCGGGTCCGCGCGCTCAGGACATGGCGCGGGAGAGGCTGCGGCGGCTGGGTGTGTGA
- a CDS encoding DUF4383 domain-containing protein, with amino-acid sequence MSSSPNRLVATIFGAVYLLVGLLGFAVTGGVGFISNEGGLLLGIFEVNPLHNIAHLLIGGALLVAGLANARAAKGVNTTVGAVYLLLGIVGFFLMGPANILALNVPDHFLHLASAVVLLGVGLGTERSIPRTAAV; translated from the coding sequence ATGAGCTCTTCACCCAACCGCCTCGTCGCCACCATCTTCGGGGCCGTCTACCTGCTCGTCGGTCTGCTCGGCTTCGCCGTGACCGGCGGCGTCGGCTTCATCTCGAACGAGGGCGGCCTGCTCCTCGGCATCTTCGAGGTCAACCCGCTCCACAACATCGCTCACCTCCTGATCGGTGGCGCCCTGCTCGTCGCCGGCCTCGCCAACGCCCGCGCGGCGAAGGGCGTCAACACCACTGTCGGTGCCGTCTACCTGCTGCTCGGCATCGTCGGCTTCTTCCTCATGGGCCCGGCCAACATCCTGGCTCTGAACGTGCCCGACCACTTCCTGCACCTCGCCAGCGCCGTCGTGCTGCTGGGTGTCGGCCTCGGCACCGAGCGCAGCATCCCCCGCACCGCGGCGGTCTGA
- a CDS encoding beta-1,6-N-acetylglucosaminyltransferase gives MTVFAVLTHGDSRVFRIAAEALSPCQIVVHVDATSKQDEYPRAANITYVEDRTNVKWGGFSVVEATEKLYALALQKCASPDEYIVLLSGQCVPIRPLADLEALFAERPGVLYCRAGLVLDGYEMNERRILREWHFDRFDARSRGLRGRGAAVARRIKQLMTPQKKKSDFAGFRMVAGSQWTALTAAAVEAMMSDVGARSRLARLLRHALAPDEIYFHTLIHSGDWASRTTSAPPQPKGDKRTADFANLHHIDRSLTRYLSPDELRHIGGSLEFFARKAKGDDPQRLASVVRELTSQNGQG, from the coding sequence GTGACCGTCTTCGCCGTTCTCACACATGGGGATTCGCGGGTCTTCCGCATCGCAGCGGAGGCTCTCAGCCCTTGTCAGATTGTGGTTCACGTCGATGCGACCTCGAAGCAGGACGAGTATCCGCGAGCCGCGAACATCACCTACGTCGAAGACCGCACCAACGTCAAATGGGGAGGATTCTCGGTCGTCGAAGCGACTGAGAAGCTCTATGCATTGGCGTTGCAGAAGTGCGCATCGCCGGACGAGTACATCGTCTTGCTCTCTGGCCAATGTGTGCCCATCCGACCTCTCGCCGACCTCGAAGCACTCTTTGCCGAAAGGCCGGGCGTGCTCTACTGCCGGGCAGGCCTTGTGCTGGACGGTTATGAGATGAACGAACGTCGGATTCTCCGCGAGTGGCATTTCGATAGGTTCGATGCGCGCTCTCGGGGACTTCGAGGTCGCGGTGCCGCTGTCGCTCGCAGAATCAAACAGCTCATGACCCCTCAGAAGAAGAAGAGCGACTTCGCTGGGTTCAGGATGGTCGCGGGCAGTCAGTGGACAGCGCTCACGGCGGCGGCGGTGGAGGCGATGATGTCGGATGTGGGCGCGCGGTCGCGCCTCGCGCGCCTTCTCCGCCATGCCCTCGCTCCGGACGAGATCTACTTCCACACGCTCATCCACAGCGGCGACTGGGCGTCGAGAACCACCTCGGCACCGCCGCAGCCCAAGGGCGACAAACGCACCGCAGATTTCGCGAATCTCCATCACATCGATCGATCGCTCACTCGATATCTGTCACCGGACGAGTTGCGACACATTGGCGGATCCCTCGAGTTCTTTGCTCGAAAGGCGAAGGGCGACGACCCGCAGAGGCTTGCGAGCGTCGTGCGGGAGCTGACCTCCCAGAACGGTCAAGGATGA